Proteins co-encoded in one Anaerolineales bacterium genomic window:
- a CDS encoding transcriptional repressor codes for MDVRIRSEQLVQKLRDQGYRLTPQRLALVDLIARSEGHPNAAQLYDRLRRRFPTTSPATVYKLLALLKELGEVCEIDFHDDSHYDGNRPEPHPHLICIKCRKIVDGTMDLDPEWVRRMENKSGYRIERHQLTIFGVCPECRK; via the coding sequence ATGGACGTCAGGATCCGTTCTGAACAGCTCGTTCAAAAACTTCGCGATCAGGGATACCGGCTGACCCCCCAGCGGCTGGCTTTGGTGGACCTGATCGCCCGCAGCGAAGGGCACCCGAACGCCGCCCAGCTGTACGACCGTCTCCGGCGGCGGTTTCCCACCACCAGCCCGGCCACGGTGTATAAATTGCTGGCGCTGCTCAAGGAGTTGGGGGAGGTGTGCGAAATCGATTTTCACGACGACAGCCATTACGACGGCAACCGGCCGGAGCCTCATCCGCATCTGATCTGCATTAAATGCCGGAAGATCGTGGACGGCACGATGGACCTGGATCCGGAGTGGGTGCGGCGGATGGAAAATAAATCCGGATACCGCATTGAGCGGCACCAGTTGACCATCTTCGGGGTTTGTCCTGAATGCCGGAAATAA
- a CDS encoding cupin domain-containing protein, whose protein sequence is MKAYFGPIEEQTEENQNFRKVLYTGKYCQLVVMCLPPGEEIGNEVHNDVDQFFRIEEGKAKFVLNGTEEHFVEEDEAAIIPAGTYHNIINASEKKKLQLYTIYAPPNHPDGTVHRDKAEADEAEQHEHHG, encoded by the coding sequence ATGAAAGCCTATTTCGGTCCGATCGAAGAACAGACGGAAGAGAATCAGAATTTCCGCAAGGTGCTGTACACCGGGAAATACTGCCAGTTGGTGGTGATGTGCCTTCCGCCGGGCGAAGAGATCGGCAACGAGGTCCACAACGATGTGGACCAGTTTTTCCGGATCGAAGAAGGAAAAGCCAAGTTCGTCCTGAACGGAACCGAAGAGCATTTTGTGGAAGAGGACGAAGCGGCGATCATCCCGGCCGGGACCTACCACAACATCATCAACGCATCGGAGAAAAAGAAGCTGCAGCTGTACACCATCTACGCCCCGCCGAACCATCCGGACGGCACGGTCCACAGGGACAAAGCCGAGGCGGACGAAGCCGAGCAGCACGAACACCACGGATAG
- a CDS encoding glycosyltransferase family 39 protein has product MNAESSKPASRRHLIGAMLVCVLAALPPLWVVKTRWFDPIPGNRLIRSMYGWCSWQLLCQSHIPVIVLFGFLVCAASIIVVLAIQRKSRTVALAAAESPPAAAEETPPRRRKILARILFGVSGVGFLLTAADSLISGRIPGWNLIAVYACGLAGFLLGERVRIADGWKRNAGFWLAILLNHMLFLASLRAVAGRSAWGIPAAAAFLISLAALWPHRRRLSPAYFLFLTAILLFTLGNDTWWSSLVGDEYSQFILNSSVARERDWVWFGGNLFNTEGNFGTTPLVATYIQVFFMKIFGLDGFGWRFSNAYLCAAGIALLYGFLRKFLAERIALTAAALLAGSAYLIGFAKIGYTNLQAFFALALVLFLSAEAARSKSRTAFFLLGSALAFCGYTFPAALYVLPLPFLFLGFHHPPKTRGAAADWGILLAAFATLAFPLFLQPDYWAEKIPGTVLANPNALQTLWRTVDHFLANGLYAFFSFLYVQQETHFIAVSYADPITGALILIGFGVWAANFRRSRFCSFWMASFFCLLFLVGMSHGYDVPPTTRMFLMLPCWMVFAASGLEYLLEGLTALFRLPPKVLLGVRGAILLFIVGVNLYQAQVLAYDLYASRPPLESIFLRSAEEATRIRPGSFRRYLFLTDSSWTAAGLRILQSVYPQVLGGAEISDYRVDGGPMPKPVLESLADPATMVFLLPFSHAGWQEDVEKILREAGKDPCRIRTAEGKEVVAIFAPPEFSPICHPRWGFPPGLSCSFFKVADCLPMRRPIGALFLSGWKSAGTSPGGREGMHRLRLYPAIPDLEKHFPFDRIPLRIHFAIWKKTAA; this is encoded by the coding sequence GTGAATGCGGAATCCTCCAAACCGGCGAGCCGCAGGCATTTGATCGGTGCGATGTTGGTATGCGTTCTGGCGGCCCTGCCCCCGCTTTGGGTCGTGAAAACCCGTTGGTTCGATCCCATCCCCGGAAACCGGCTGATCCGCAGTATGTACGGGTGGTGTTCTTGGCAGCTCCTCTGCCAATCCCACATTCCGGTAATCGTCCTGTTCGGTTTTTTGGTTTGCGCGGCCTCCATCATCGTCGTATTGGCCATCCAACGGAAGAGCCGGACCGTCGCCCTGGCGGCCGCCGAATCCCCGCCGGCCGCGGCGGAGGAAACGCCGCCGCGCCGGCGGAAGATCCTTGCCCGGATCCTGTTTGGTGTCTCGGGCGTCGGCTTTCTGCTGACGGCGGCGGACAGCCTGATCTCGGGACGGATCCCGGGCTGGAACTTGATCGCCGTGTATGCCTGCGGCCTCGCGGGATTCCTGCTCGGCGAGCGCGTGCGGATAGCGGACGGGTGGAAGCGCAACGCCGGCTTTTGGCTTGCCATCCTGTTGAACCATATGCTGTTCCTCGCCTCGCTTCGCGCCGTTGCCGGCCGAAGCGCTTGGGGAATTCCCGCCGCGGCGGCTTTTCTGATCTCCCTGGCCGCCCTTTGGCCCCATCGGCGCCGCCTGTCCCCGGCCTACTTTCTTTTCCTGACGGCGATCCTCCTCTTCACGCTGGGCAACGATACGTGGTGGAGTTCCCTCGTCGGGGACGAGTATTCGCAGTTTATCTTGAATTCCTCCGTCGCCCGGGAGCGGGATTGGGTCTGGTTTGGCGGCAACCTGTTCAACACCGAGGGGAATTTCGGCACCACACCGCTCGTCGCCACCTACATCCAGGTCTTCTTTATGAAGATTTTCGGCCTCGACGGATTCGGCTGGCGGTTCAGCAACGCCTACCTGTGCGCGGCCGGGATCGCCCTCCTGTACGGCTTTTTGAGAAAATTCCTCGCCGAGCGGATCGCGCTGACGGCCGCCGCGTTGCTGGCCGGGTCCGCATACCTGATCGGTTTCGCCAAGATCGGATATACCAACCTGCAAGCCTTCTTCGCCCTCGCGCTGGTCCTGTTCCTCTCCGCGGAAGCCGCGCGGTCGAAGTCCCGGACGGCGTTTTTCCTTTTGGGATCGGCGCTGGCTTTCTGCGGCTACACCTTTCCGGCGGCGTTGTACGTCCTCCCGCTTCCATTTCTGTTTCTCGGCTTCCATCATCCTCCGAAAACGCGCGGGGCGGCGGCGGATTGGGGGATTCTGCTGGCGGCGTTCGCCACTCTGGCGTTTCCGCTCTTTCTGCAACCGGATTATTGGGCCGAAAAAATCCCTGGGACCGTCTTGGCCAATCCCAACGCCCTGCAAACGCTTTGGAGGACGGTCGACCATTTTCTGGCAAACGGTTTGTATGCGTTTTTTTCGTTCCTCTACGTCCAGCAGGAAACGCATTTCATCGCGGTTTCCTACGCGGATCCGATCACCGGGGCGTTGATCCTCATCGGCTTCGGCGTATGGGCCGCCAACTTCCGGAGGAGCCGTTTCTGTTCTTTTTGGATGGCGAGTTTCTTCTGCCTGCTGTTTTTGGTGGGGATGTCGCACGGGTACGATGTCCCGCCCACCACGCGCATGTTCCTGATGCTTCCGTGCTGGATGGTGTTTGCCGCGTCCGGTCTGGAATACCTACTGGAAGGGTTGACCGCCCTTTTCCGATTGCCGCCGAAGGTTCTGCTCGGGGTCCGGGGGGCAATCCTGCTGTTCATTGTCGGCGTGAATCTCTACCAGGCGCAGGTCCTGGCCTATGATCTCTACGCCAGCCGGCCCCCGCTGGAATCGATTTTCCTGCGTTCGGCGGAGGAGGCCACCCGAATCCGGCCGGGATCTTTCCGCCGCTACCTTTTCCTGACCGATTCTTCCTGGACGGCGGCCGGATTGCGGATCCTGCAATCGGTGTACCCGCAAGTCCTTGGGGGCGCCGAGATTTCAGATTACCGGGTCGACGGCGGGCCCATGCCCAAGCCGGTTTTGGAATCCCTGGCCGATCCCGCAACGATGGTGTTCCTCCTCCCCTTCTCTCACGCCGGATGGCAGGAGGATGTCGAGAAAATCCTGCGGGAGGCGGGCAAGGATCCATGCCGGATCCGGACGGCGGAAGGAAAGGAAGTGGTGGCGATCTTCGCGCCCCCGGAATTCTCCCCGATCTGCCATCCGCGATGGGGATTCCCGCCCGGGTTAAGTTGTTCATTCTTTAAAGTGGCCGATTGCCTCCCGATGCGGAGACCGATCGGCGCCCTGTTTCTTAGCGGGTGGAAATCGGCCGGTACATCCCCGGGCGGCCGGGAGGGTATGCATCGACTGCGTCTCTACCCGGCGATCCCGGATTTGGAAAAGCACTTCCCCTTCGACAGGATTCCGCTCCGCATTCATTTCGCCATCTGGAAAAAGACGGCGGCATGA